gtcagtatatatatatatatatatatatatatatatatatatatagagtatatatagaaacagatatagtcagtatatatatagagtatatatagaaacagatatagtcagtatatatatagagtatatatagaaacagatatagtcagtatatatatagagtatatatagaaacagatatagtcagtatatatatatagtatatatagaaacagatagtcagtatatatatatagtatatatagaaacagatagtcagtatatatatatagtatatatagaaacagatatagtcagtatatatagagtatatatagaaacagatatagtcagtatatatatatatagagtatatatagaaacagatatagtcagtatatatatagagtatatatagaaacagatatagtcagtatatatatagagtatatatagaaacagatatagtcagtatatatatatagtatatatagaaacagatagtcagtatatatatatagtatatatagaaacagatatagtcagtatatatatagtatatatagatacagatatagtcagtatatatatagagtatatatagaaacagatatagtcagtatatatatagagtatatatagaaacagatatagtcagtatatatatatagtatatagaaacagatagtcagtatatatatatagtatatatagaaacagatatagtcagtatatatatatatatatatatatatatatatagtcagtatatatatatagtatatatagaaacagatatagtcagtatatatatagtatatatagatacagatatagtcagtatatatatagagtatatatagaaacagatatagtcagtatatatatatagtatatatagaaacagatatagtcagtatatatatagtatatatagatacagatatagtcagtatatatatagagtatatatagaaacagatatagtcagtatatatatatagtatatatagatatagatatagtcagtatatatatatatatatatatagtatatatagatacagatatagtcagtatatatatatatatagtatatatagaaacagatatagtcagtatatatatatagtatatatagatatagatatagtcagtatatatatatatatatatatagtatatatagatacagatatagtcagtatatatatatatagtatatatagatacagatatagtcagtatatatatagtatatatagatacagatatagtcagtatatatatatagtatatatagatatagtcagtatatatatatatatatagtatatatagaaacagatagtcagtatatatatagtatatatagatatagatgtagtcagtatatatatatatatatatagtatatatagatacagatatagtcagtatagtatatatagaaacagatatagtcagtatatatatagtatatatagatacagatatagtcagtatatatatagagtatatatatagaaacagatatagtcagtatatatatagagtatatatagaaacagatatagtcagtatatatatagagtatatatagaataagatatagtcagtatatatatatatatatatatatatagtatatatagaaacagatatagtcagtatatatatagtatatatagatacagatatagtcagtatatatatagagtatatatagaaacagatatagtcagtatatatatagtatatatagatgtagtcagtatatatatagtatatatagatatagatgtagtcagtatatatatatatatatatctatatatatatatatagtatatatagatacagatatagtcagtatatatatatatatatagtatatatagaaacagatatagtcagtatatatagtatatatagatatagatgtagtcagtatatatatatatagatatatatatagtatatatagatacagatatagtcagtatatatatatagtatatatagatacagatatagtcagtatatatatatatagtatatatagatatagtcagtatatatatatatatatagatatagtcagtgtatatatagtatatatagatatagtcagtatatatatatatatatatatatatagtatatatagatacagatatagtcagtatatatatatatatatatatatatatagtatatatataaacagatatagtcagtatatatatagtatatatagatatagatgtagtcagtatatatatatatatagatatatatatagtatatatagatatagatatagtcagtgtatatatatatatatatatatatatatatagatacagatatagtcagtatatatatatagatatagatatagtcagtatatatatatatagatatagatatagtcagtgtatatatatatatagtatatatagatacagatatagtcagtgtatatatatatagtagatataaatatagatatagtcagtatatatatatatatatagatatagatatagtcagtgtatatatatatatatatagtatatatagatacagatatagtcagtgtatatatatagtacatatatatatatatatatagatatagatagtcagtatatatatatagtaatatagatacagatatagtcagtatatatatagtatatatagatacagatatagtcagtatatatatatatatagatatatcagtatatatatagtatatatagatatagtcagtatagtatatatagatatagatatagtcagtatatatatatatatagtatatatagatatagtcagtatatatatatatatagtatatatagatatagtcagtatatatatatatatatatagtatatatagatatatatatatatagtatatatagatacagatatatatcagtatatctatatatatatagtatatatagaaatatatatatctatatatatatatagagacaaatatagtatatatatatatatatatatatatagaacaaatatatatatatatatagtcagaatatatatatatatatatatatatagatatatatagatatatatagtatatagtatatatagatatatatagtatatatagatatatctatatcagtatatatatatataatatatatatacagtatagatatagtcagtatatatatatatatatatatatatatagatatagtcagtatagaTATAAATATAGTATATATACTGACCAAATAGATAtactagtatatatagtatatatatatatagtatatagtcagtatatatatatatatatatatatatatatatagatacatatatatagtatagtatatatatagtatatatatatagtatatatagtcagtatatatatatatagtatatatagatatagtcagtatatatatatatatatatctatatagtatatatagtatatacagatatatagtatatatatattatatatatatatatatatatatatagtatatatagatacagatatagtcagtatatatatatagtatatatagatacagatatagtatagtatatatagtatatatagatatatcagtatatatatatatatatatatagatatagtcagtatatagtatatagtatatatagatatagatatatagatatatagtatatatagatatagatatatatagtatatatagatatagtatatagtatatatatatatatacagatatagTCAGATAGAtgtagtcagtatatatatatatatatatatatatatatatagatatatagatatatatatatatatatagatacagatatagtcagtatatatatatatatatagtatatatagaaacagatatagtcagtatatatagtatatatatatatagtcagtatatatatatagatatatatatagtatatagataaatatagtcagtatatatatatagtatatatagatacagatatagtcagtatatatatatatagtatatatagatatagtcagtatatagtatatatatatatatagatatatatatagtatatatagatatacagtatatatatatatatatatatatatatatatatagtatatatagatacagatatagtcagtatatatatatagtatatatagatacagatatagtatatatatagtatatatagatatagtcagtatatatatagtatatatagatatagtcagtatatgtatatatagatatagatatagtcagtatatatatatatatagtatatatagatatagtcagtatatatatatatatagtatatatagatatagtcagtatatatatatatataatatattatatatagatatatagatatatatagtatatatagatacagatatagtcagtatatatatatatatatagtatatatagatacagatatagtcagtatatatatagtatatatagatatagtcagtatatatatatatagtatatatagatagatatagtcagtatatatagatatagatatagtcagtatatatatatagtatatatagatatagatatagtcagtatatatatatagtagatatagatatagtcagtatatatatatatagtatatatagaaacagatatagtcagtatatatatatatagatatagtatatatagatatagatatagtcagtatatatatatatataatatatatatagtatatatagatatagatatagtcagtatatatatatatagtatatatatatatatatagtatatatataaacagatatagtcagtatatatatatagtatatatagatatagatgtagtcatatatatatatatatagatatatatatagtatatatagatatagatatagtcatgtatatatatatatatatatatagatacagatatagtcatatatatatatagatatagatatagtcagtatatatatatatatatatagatatagatatagtcatgtatatatatatatatatatatatatatagatacagatatagtatatgtatatatatatagtagatatatatagatatagtcagtatatatatatatatatatagatatagatatagtagtgtatatatatatatatatagtatatatagatacagatatagtcagtgtatatatatagtatatatatatatatatatagtagatatagatatagatgtagtcagtatatatatatagtatatatagatacagatatagtcagtatatatatatagtatgtatagatacagatatagtatatatagtatatatagatatagtcagtatatatagtatatatagatatagtcagtatatgtatatatagatatagatatagtcagtatatatatatatagatatagatatagtcagtatatatatatatatatagtatatatagatatagtcagtatatatatatatatatatatattatatatagatatatagatatatatagtatatatagatacagatatagtcagtatatatatatatatatatagtatatatagatacagatatagtcagtatatatatatagtatatatagatatagtcagtatatatatatatatagtatatatagatacagatatagtcagtatatatatatatatatagtatatatagatatagtcagtatatatatatagtatatatagatatagatatatagatatatatagtatatatagatatagatatatatagtatatatagatacagatatagtcagtatatatatatatatagtatatatagatacagatatagtcagtatatatatatataatatatatatacagatatagTCAGATAGAtgtagtcagtatatatatatatagtatatatagatatagtcagtatatatatatagtatatatagatacagatatagtcagtatatatagtatatatagatatagtcagtatatatatatagtatatatagatatagtcagtatatatatatatatagatatagatatagtcagtatatatatatagtatatatagatatagtcagtatatatatatatagtatatatagatatagtcagtatatatatatatatatatatatatatatagtatatatagatacagatatagtcagtatatatatatatatatatatatatatagtatatatagatatatatatatagtatatatagatatagatatatatagtatatatagatacagatatagtcagtatatatatatatagtatatatagatatatatatagtcagtgtatatgcatatatatatagtatatatagatatagatgtaGTCAGGGTATTctgcagtatgctgcaaataAGTTCATTTTACTGCAGTTActcagttattctctatccgaaataccacagtcaccccacttttacagCAGTTACTCtgcatccgaaataccacagtcaccccacttttactgcagttattctcatccgaaataccagtcaccccacttttactgcagttattctctatccgaaataccacagtcaccccacttttactgcagttattctgcatctgaaataccacagtcaccccacttttactgcagttattctctatccgaaataccacagtcaccccacttttactgcagatATTCtgcatccgaaataccacagtaaccccacttttactgcagttattctgcatcggaaataccacagtcaccccacttttactgcagatATTCTGCATCTGAAAtaccagtcaccccacttttactgcagttattctctatccaaAATACcaagtcaccccacttttactgcagttattctctatccgaaatacacagtcaccccacttttactgcagttattctctatccgaaataccacagtcaccccacttttactgcagttatcctctatccgaaataccacagtcaccccacttttactgcagttattctctatccgaaataccacagtcaccccacttttactgcagttattctctatccgaaataccacagtcaccccactttaaCTGCAGTTTCAAAATCGCAAttgtatttgttgttgttgtaagggTGTAAACACATCTGGCTTTAACGATTTAACATTTCCAAAACAGCACCACCGTGGCTACTGTGCAGCCTCACTCTACCCGTGATATCAAAGTAACTTTTGATAAGgcacaaaaaaaaatgaaataaaatgcaCGACTCATCTGACTCAGTTtcccagaagaagaaaaaactttTTGTATTCACGCACGCAAATTCAAGAGGAAACTGAAGAGCGGATGGCTGGACAGCGTGTAGCGAGTGTTGACCACAGTGAAACACTGAAGAACTGCTAGAGTTGGCAACGGAGGTGACCgactagctgttgttgttgttgtgtcgtcactagttaccacagccacaaataGATAAACCCCTCCCTATTTCTAAACAAGTTATTATTACAATCTGATTtaacacctaaccttaaccacaccttatagatgggttggttggttgtagCAACAAACCCGACACGTGCTCAaatatggggcaaaacagacgggGTTGGTCTCGATTATTCCCAACATGTACACTATATTTCTCAAATTGTTGATtgaaaaacataaatacattggCACAATCAGCACCTGTTGTGTCTCAGATACATTGTTACAGTTGGTTAGCCAGCTAGTGAAGTTTAACATAGATATGCCGTCAGTCAAAACACCTCTAAACGAGACACTTATCAAGAAGAAGAGCCGCCTACGATTCCCCACATtacagcttcttgtcattgttcaTCGCTATCTGTCCAACCAGAATCACAACAGCTGACTTCTGCCCCATGGATGCACATCGCTTTCATCATGTCAGTTAACCAGTCGAACTCTAAccttaatttatttttatttttttaaagaagaagCGTCTCGTCCTCTAGATTATGTCACGCTAGAAGCATCGCCTGAAAGACGCacatcgccatctgctgactggagtgggtacAGGAAttgtttaatattttttttaaaattcttTCAAAAGTTTAATGTTATATTGAGACTTAGAAAGACAATTTTTTTGTTGATCGATTAGTGGGGATTTAAAATAAACTTCACATCTGTATTCAATGCAAATTCAGATTCAGTCAAATCAACAACTAGCTCTGATTTATTCAGTCAACAGATAATATCAAAATAAACAACTCTATACTGCTTCTACATAGTGGATGGGAACATTCATGTTTTTCATGTCAACAACTTATCCATGTTGTTATAAAAACACCACCACGTTGTCATTGTCCTTTATCTTGACGTGTCTAGTAAACAAATTAACTCAATGAAACAAAAATTACTAAATTCAAGAGGTTTCAAACTTCAAAATCAAGAAATGCACATTCTATTAATTTATTCAATAATTTACATGGTGCAATATCTAAATCGTGTAATACAATATCTACATCTAAATCATGTATTCAATCAAATGAATTTGGTGAAAAGCCAGATCACATTCAAGAGGATAAACGTTAAAATCAAGAAATCCAAAACtccaataatatatatatatattaatatatataatatataataatgaaTCCCCAAATTATAATGAACAACAGAGGGTTTATAGTTGTATCCATTAAAGTTTATAATCAAAACAAAACTCCAAATTGTGTTTAATCTGATTTTAGATCAGGTCTCCAGATGAAAATTAAAACAAAAGTAGGTCTATTTTGTTAATGATTTCATATAAACAATATGATTTCATTTGGCAAAAAAAAAACCTAAATTCTCAGGTCAAAAGCACAAGTCAGAACACAGCCTCTCTATTCTCTCATGTGATTTCAGGTCCTCTAACTGGGAAAATGtctttccacactgagagcagtggtATGTCTTCTCCTCCTGTGTATGTATTCTTTCATGCTTATTCAGTGTGTgtaaagcaaaaactgttttttttaaatacatttttgcaagtttattaaaataaaaaaacacaagtCAGAACACAGCCTCTCTATTCTCTCATGTGATTTCAGGTCGTCTGACTGGGAAAATGTCTTTCCACAATAAGAGCACTGGTAGATGTATGCTTATTCAGATGTCTTAAGttggtaaaactctttccacacaggGAGCATTGGTAGGGCTTTTCCCCTGTGTGTATCTTTTCATGCTCCTCCAGGCACTTTAAGCGGGTAAAATGCTTCCCACACTGGGAGCATTGGTAGGGATTTTCCCCTGTGTGTATCCTCTCATGCCTCTTCAGCCTGCTTAAGCAGGCAAAATGCTTCCCACACTGGGAACATTggaaataatgtgtgtgtgtcctctcatgcgCCTTCAGGTTGCTTAAGCGGTTAAaacactttccacactgggaacattggaaaggtttctcccctgtgtgtatccTCTCATGCCGTTTTAGGTCCCCTAATTGGGAAAATCTCTTTtcacattgggagcagtggtgTTGTCTCCCTGGTTTGGgtgtctctgggtctggttcCCCTGAAGGACTCTTTCTGCTGTCAGAGTGAGAGgctggtctctctcctgtcaaaGACAAACAGATTATTTAGTTAAATACTTAATAGAGACCTGAATAAAACTTCTACATGATAAAACTGGCTCCATGTTAGAGGAGGAGCCTGGTGAAGAGCTCCAGTCTGAGTAACTGACTGACGCTGCCCCCTCTGTGACATAATACCAGGTTTAGTCCCCCAATCACCTCATGAATTTAAAGTATTATTGACATTTTTGTATTCATGCCCCCCTTCAGTCCTTGATTTCCCCCCAATAAGTCTAAATAAtgatacatacatatatatatataatgatataTAATGATATATATAATGGACTGTCATTGTTACAATCTTAATCTTCATTTCACCTACAATCAGTACATTTTTTATATGAATAAAAGCCTGCTAGAATGACCAGtctgcattttgacatgtccctccgTCAAACATGGATCACTTCCAGGATCATTTTACCCCCCTCAAATAAAATGCTGTAAATTTCACCATAATTGTAAAGCCCAAAATGTTTAATTGCTGTTCCCACATGGCCATATTTCCATGCTACAGCGCGTTTGAGGAAAACAGATGATAGACAGGGGCGTACCTGGCCTAATTAGCTATCAGCGACTCCTGTGTGTAAACGGAAAACGGAAGCTACAAAGGTGTTGTCGCTGAAAAACACTGTCGGCTGCAACTGTGTTAAGACCGGTTTAAAAACGTACCGCAGTAAGAGTATATTTGTGAAATGATTTTTGATGTGATATGAACGTAGAGAGATTTAGGTTTTCTGGAACCGTACCACAATTGAGAATGGATTCACATTTAGATGTAGTACTTGTCTGTTTTGGAGCCAATTCGCATCAAAGCAGAACATGTCTGGTCCTTGGACTATATTGAGTCACGTCAGACTTCTTTCGTCCATTAGTGGGCGAACAGAGGTTGTGATCCTGTTATTAATAAGGTACTTACTGGTCTTAATCAgatgttctgtctcctcctcgtCGTCTTCTTTCAATGTGAcagtcatctccccctctcctgcaTCCGCCTcttgctcttcctcctcctctttcactctgaacgagTTTTCCTCTTCTTTCACAGTAACGTCTTTCTCTTCGTCTTTAACCGGAACAGACTCAACCTCTACTTGTTTTTTAACGGTgacatcctcctcttctttctcctctttcacGACAACATTCAGCCACAGACCCTCTTCatccgtccagcagacctcctcttctttaTCAGGAGGAGAGCAGCTCAGTGAACTCATGGTCGGAGAAGTTAGCTAGGTAGCATTAGCGACTAGCCTAGCTCTAAGCTAACTTATTAAGCCAGCTAGCTGAGTAACAATGTACATATAACATTAAATAAGGTAACTAGTTAAACGACAGAACTTTAAAACACCAAAACAGTGTAAAGAGCGTGAATGTTGTAGCTATGTTTGCCAGAAAGCTACCGAGGTGTCTGACTAGCTGTTGTTGTAGAAGGAAAGtcccgtccactagattatacgtcacactGGCAGCGTCGCCTGAAAGACGCTcatcgccatctgctgactggagttgGTAA
This DNA window, taken from Oncorhynchus keta strain PuntledgeMale-10-30-2019 unplaced genomic scaffold, Oket_V2 Un_contig_4398_pilon_pilon, whole genome shotgun sequence, encodes the following:
- the LOC118382556 gene encoding zinc finger and SCAN domain-containing protein 21-like; the protein is MSSLSCSPPDKEEEVCWTDEEGLWLNVVVKEEKEEEDVTVKKQVEVESVPVKDEEKDVTVKEEENSFRVKEEEEEQEADAGEGEMTVTLKEDDEEETEHLIKTRERPASHSDSRKSPSGEPDPETPKPGRQHHCSQCEKRFSQLGDLKRHERIHTGEKPFQCSQCGKCFNRLSNLKAHERTHTHYFQCSQCGKHFACLSRLKRHERIHTGENPYQCSQCGKHFTRLKCLEEHEKIHTGEKPYQCSLCGKSFTNLRHLNKHTSTSALIVERHFPSQTT